A stretch of the Bradyrhizobium sp. CCBAU 53351 genome encodes the following:
- a CDS encoding OmpA family protein, with the protein MRATRLYIAGPALAFGLAWLAGTAVAQTAAPTRDDIVGKLNHLEEPGEVDLPALKTQVMERAKARIKNDPGPVNRPPIAPDLAKLPAFNAQIQFDADTPIIQPASYQTVGRIADALVHSSLLPYTFLIVGHVESNSKTREANAILSQRRADAIRDVLVNTFKISTKRLHPIGLGEEQFLDRAKPTSAVNGQLQILTYAKVPEEAPARPAAVPAPAAKKPAKKR; encoded by the coding sequence ATGCGCGCGACGAGGCTCTACATTGCCGGACCGGCCCTCGCGTTTGGCCTCGCTTGGCTCGCGGGCACAGCCGTCGCGCAGACGGCGGCGCCGACCCGCGACGACATCGTCGGCAAGCTCAACCATCTCGAAGAGCCCGGCGAGGTCGATCTCCCCGCGCTGAAGACGCAGGTGATGGAGCGCGCCAAGGCCAGGATCAAGAATGATCCCGGTCCGGTGAACCGGCCGCCGATCGCGCCTGATCTCGCAAAGCTGCCCGCCTTCAACGCGCAGATCCAGTTCGATGCCGACACGCCGATCATCCAGCCGGCATCCTACCAGACCGTCGGCCGCATCGCGGACGCGCTGGTTCATTCCTCGCTGCTGCCTTACACGTTCCTGATCGTCGGCCACGTCGAATCCAATTCGAAGACGCGCGAGGCCAATGCGATCCTGAGCCAGCGCCGCGCGGACGCGATCCGCGACGTGCTGGTGAACACCTTCAAGATCTCGACCAAGCGGCTGCATCCGATCGGCCTCGGCGAGGAGCAGTTTCTCGACCGCGCCAAGCCGACGTCGGCCGTCAACGGCCAGTTGCAAATCCTGACCTATGCCAAGGTGCCCGAGGAGGCGCCTGCGCGTCCGGCCGCAGTGCCCGCGCCTGCGGCGAAAAAGCCCGCCAAGAAGCGCTGA
- a CDS encoding alpha/beta fold hydrolase — MTPTTYRTADVDGFKVVYREAGPKGAPKLLLLHGFPSAGHMFRDLIPLLADRFHIVAPDLPGFGQSDMPPRENFVYNFDNIAHVIERFTEVIGFDRFAVYVFDYGAPTGFRLALSHPERIRAIISQNGNAYEDGLSDGWTPIKAYWQDPSAANREALRAFLTPEATRWQYTHGVPDATLVSPDGQNLDNFYLARPGSDDVQLDLFGDYKSNVALYPLFQSYFRTHKPPFLAVWGRNDPFFIPPGAEAFKRDNPNAVVQFFDTGHFALETHAKEIAESIRAFLK; from the coding sequence ATGACCCCGACCACCTATCGCACCGCCGATGTCGATGGTTTCAAGGTGGTCTATCGCGAGGCCGGCCCCAAGGGCGCGCCGAAGCTGCTGCTCCTGCACGGCTTCCCAAGCGCCGGCCACATGTTCCGCGACTTGATCCCGCTGCTGGCGGACAGGTTTCACATCGTGGCGCCGGACCTTCCCGGCTTCGGCCAATCGGACATGCCGCCGCGCGAAAACTTCGTCTACAATTTCGACAACATCGCCCATGTGATCGAGCGCTTCACCGAGGTGATCGGCTTCGATCGCTTTGCCGTCTACGTGTTCGACTATGGCGCGCCGACGGGCTTTCGGCTGGCGCTCAGCCATCCCGAGCGGATCAGGGCGATCATCTCGCAGAACGGCAACGCCTATGAGGACGGCCTCAGCGATGGCTGGACCCCGATCAAGGCCTATTGGCAGGATCCATCCGCTGCAAACCGCGAGGCGCTACGCGCCTTCCTCACGCCGGAGGCGACGCGCTGGCAATATACGCACGGCGTCCCTGACGCGACCCTGGTGTCGCCGGACGGCCAGAACCTCGACAATTTCTACCTGGCGCGCCCGGGCTCGGATGACGTGCAGCTCGACCTGTTCGGCGACTACAAGAGCAACGTCGCGCTCTACCCGCTCTTCCAGAGCTACTTCCGCACGCATAAGCCGCCGTTCCTGGCGGTGTGGGGCAGAAACGATCCCTTCTTCATTCCGCCCGGCGCCGAGGCGTTCAAGCGCGACAATCCCAACGCGGTGGTGCAGTTCTTCGACACCGGCCATTTTGCGCTGGAGACGCATGCGAAGGAGATCGCGGAGAGCATCCGTGCATTCTTGAAATGA
- a CDS encoding tartrate dehydrogenase — translation MRTHSIAAIPADGIGPEVISAGIRVLEALAQRSGDLAFDVKTFDWGSDYYKKHGVMMPADGLAELKKFDAIYFGAVGAPDVPDHITLWGLRLPICQGFDQYANVRPTKILPGVASPLRNVGVGDLDWVIVRENSEGEYAGMGGRAHKGLPEEVGTEVAVFTRVGVTRIMRYAFQLAQSRPRKFLTVVTKSNAQRHGMVMWDEIAAEVATEFPDVTWDKMLVDAMTVRMTLHPKSLDTIVATNLHADILSDLAGALAGSLGVAPTGNIDPQRRFPSMFEPIHGSAFDITGKGIANPVATFWTGAQMLEHLGEKDAALRLMAAVERVCAAGVLTPDVGGKATTKEVTDAVIDAIHGSNV, via the coding sequence ATGCGCACCCATTCGATCGCGGCCATTCCCGCCGACGGCATCGGCCCCGAGGTGATCTCGGCCGGCATCCGCGTGCTGGAGGCGCTGGCACAGCGCAGCGGCGATCTCGCCTTCGACGTCAAGACGTTCGACTGGGGCTCGGACTATTACAAGAAGCACGGCGTGATGATGCCGGCCGACGGTCTCGCTGAGCTCAAGAAGTTCGACGCGATCTATTTCGGCGCAGTCGGTGCCCCCGACGTGCCCGATCACATCACGCTGTGGGGCCTGCGCCTGCCGATCTGCCAGGGCTTTGACCAATACGCCAATGTGCGGCCGACAAAGATCCTGCCCGGCGTCGCCTCGCCGCTGCGCAATGTCGGCGTCGGCGATCTCGACTGGGTGATCGTGCGCGAGAACTCGGAAGGCGAATATGCCGGCATGGGCGGCCGCGCGCACAAGGGCCTGCCGGAAGAGGTCGGCACCGAAGTCGCGGTGTTCACCCGCGTCGGCGTCACCCGCATCATGCGCTATGCGTTCCAGCTCGCGCAGTCGCGCCCGCGTAAATTCCTGACCGTGGTGACCAAGTCCAACGCCCAGCGCCACGGCATGGTGATGTGGGACGAGATTGCCGCCGAGGTCGCGACCGAATTCCCCGACGTGACCTGGGACAAGATGCTGGTCGATGCCATGACGGTGCGCATGACGCTGCATCCGAAGAGCCTCGACACCATCGTCGCGACCAATCTGCACGCCGACATCCTCTCCGATCTCGCCGGCGCGCTGGCGGGAAGCCTCGGCGTGGCGCCGACCGGCAATATCGATCCGCAGCGCCGCTTCCCCTCGATGTTCGAGCCGATCCACGGCTCGGCCTTCGATATCACCGGCAAGGGCATCGCCAATCCGGTCGCAACCTTCTGGACCGGCGCGCAGATGCTGGAGCATCTCGGCGAGAAGGATGCGGCGTTACGGCTGATGGCCGCCGTCGAGCGTGTCTGCGCCGCCGGCGTGCTGACGCCCGATGTCGGCGGCAAGGCGACGACGAAAGAAGTGACGGACGCCGTGATCGACGCGATCCACGGGTCGAACGTGTAG
- a CDS encoding sorbosone dehydrogenase family protein gives MTFSSIFAQFVAILGGIALQWRKMTGTEPAPAWGLSPAIPEAKPQGAIPTLKMPTARGWSEGQKPTVAPGLEVNAFATGLDHPRWIEVLPNGDVLIAEATQIAGAPRSVFHYAMQATMRRAAALGVSANRITLLRDRDGDGVAEVRGAFMENLNQPFGMALVGDTFYVGNTDGVMAFPYVAGADRITAPGKRLTTFKPGGHWTRSLLASPDGKKLYAGVGSLSNIAEMGMEVEEGRAAVYELDLVAGTHRIFGAGLRNPVGLAWEPKTNVLWTVVNERDGLGDETPPDYLTSVRDGGFYGWPYCYWGKTVDDRVPQDPAMVAKALQPDYALGGHTASLGLCWMPAGTLPGFGDGMVIGQHGSWNRSKLSGYKLVFIPFENGKPSGPGRDILSGFLSPDEKESYGRPVGVTIGPDKKSLLMADDVGNVIWRVTGA, from the coding sequence ATGACCTTCTCCAGCATCTTCGCGCAGTTCGTCGCGATCCTCGGCGGCATCGCGCTGCAATGGCGCAAGATGACGGGCACCGAGCCAGCGCCGGCTTGGGGCCTGAGCCCCGCCATTCCCGAAGCGAAGCCGCAAGGCGCGATCCCGACCTTGAAGATGCCGACCGCGCGCGGATGGAGCGAGGGCCAGAAACCGACGGTCGCGCCGGGCCTTGAGGTCAACGCGTTCGCCACCGGCCTCGACCATCCGCGCTGGATCGAGGTACTGCCGAATGGCGACGTGCTGATCGCGGAGGCGACGCAGATCGCGGGCGCGCCGAGGAGCGTGTTTCACTATGCGATGCAGGCGACGATGCGCCGCGCCGCCGCGCTCGGCGTGTCCGCCAACCGCATCACGCTGCTGCGCGACAGAGACGGCGACGGCGTCGCCGAAGTTCGCGGCGCCTTCATGGAGAACCTCAATCAGCCCTTCGGCATGGCGCTGGTCGGCGACACCTTCTATGTCGGCAACACCGACGGCGTGATGGCGTTTCCCTATGTCGCGGGGGCCGACCGCATCACCGCGCCGGGCAAGCGCCTCACGACTTTCAAGCCAGGCGGCCACTGGACGCGCAGCCTGCTCGCAAGCCCAGACGGCAAGAAGCTCTATGCCGGCGTCGGCTCGCTCAGCAACATCGCCGAGATGGGCATGGAGGTCGAGGAAGGCCGTGCCGCGGTGTACGAGCTCGACCTCGTCGCTGGCACGCATCGCATTTTCGGCGCCGGCTTGCGCAATCCCGTAGGCCTGGCCTGGGAGCCGAAAACGAACGTGCTCTGGACCGTCGTCAACGAGCGCGACGGGCTCGGCGACGAGACGCCGCCCGATTATCTCACCTCGGTGCGTGACGGCGGCTTCTACGGCTGGCCCTATTGCTATTGGGGCAAGACGGTTGACGACCGCGTGCCGCAGGATCCGGCGATGGTCGCCAAGGCGCTGCAGCCGGACTACGCGCTCGGCGGCCACACCGCTTCGCTCGGCCTGTGCTGGATGCCCGCGGGCACCCTGCCCGGCTTCGGCGACGGCATGGTGATCGGCCAGCACGGCTCGTGGAATCGCAGCAAGCTGTCCGGCTACAAGCTGGTGTTCATCCCGTTCGAGAACGGCAAGCCGTCCGGTCCGGGTCGCGACATCCTGTCGGGCTTCCTGTCCCCCGACGAGAAGGAATCCTACGGCCGCCCGGTGGGCGTGACGATCGGCCCCGACAAGAAATCGCTGCTGATGGCCGACGACGTCGGCAACGTGATCTGGCGCGTCACGGGAGCGTAG
- a CDS encoding DUF962 domain-containing protein, which translates to MGGIFQRQLAVYVEYHRDPRNTAMHVVGILLLFTGAVMPLTLVRLPLFGFDVSLAVILALPVLIYWLLLDVALGIGILAVSIVLFSVATTIAAQVSTATMWAIFAALVALGLAAQTIGHKVFEGREASLFTFPSHLLLGPMFVMAKLFIALGFRRDLAAILAPLPANSLSTR; encoded by the coding sequence ATGGGTGGCATTTTTCAGCGCCAACTTGCCGTTTACGTCGAGTACCATCGCGATCCCCGGAATACGGCGATGCATGTGGTCGGTATTCTTCTGTTGTTCACCGGCGCGGTGATGCCGCTGACGCTGGTCCGGCTTCCGCTGTTCGGTTTCGATGTCAGCCTGGCGGTGATCCTGGCCTTGCCGGTGCTGATCTATTGGCTGCTGCTGGATGTGGCGCTCGGGATCGGCATTCTGGCTGTTTCCATCGTGCTGTTTTCGGTGGCGACGACGATTGCGGCGCAGGTCAGCACTGCGACGATGTGGGCGATTTTCGCCGCGCTGGTGGCGCTCGGCCTCGCCGCGCAGACCATCGGCCACAAGGTTTTTGAGGGCCGCGAAGCCTCGCTGTTCACTTTTCCTTCGCATCTTTTGCTTGGACCGATGTTCGTCATGGCAAAATTATTCATTGCATTGGGCTTCCGTCGCGACCTTGCCGCGATTCTGGCGCCTCTTCCGGCGAATTCCCTTTCAACCCGATAG
- a CDS encoding ABATE domain-containing protein — protein sequence MDRPPAMFIADSLGLDFLNSVATPVDTPVDWLGDGDGLIDWLAQAKLVPAEELDELRARAKPGELDKVADQARALREWFRGFVRKHAGRPLTGNALRELGPLNSLLERDDMFRRIEPGPGDDSVLALRMKRRWRSPDSLLLPIGEAMAKFVCDEDFSDVKACEGQNCTMLFADHTRRRARRWCIMSVCGNRAKQAAHRSRLRNRQ from the coding sequence ATGGACAGACCGCCCGCGATGTTCATCGCCGACTCGCTCGGCCTCGATTTCCTCAATTCGGTGGCGACGCCGGTCGATACGCCCGTCGACTGGCTCGGGGACGGCGATGGCCTGATCGACTGGCTGGCCCAGGCGAAGCTGGTGCCGGCGGAGGAGCTGGACGAACTGAGGGCGCGCGCGAAGCCGGGCGAGCTCGACAAGGTCGCCGATCAGGCCCGTGCCCTGCGCGAGTGGTTTCGCGGCTTCGTGCGCAAGCATGCCGGTCGGCCGTTGACGGGGAATGCACTGCGCGAGCTCGGCCCGCTCAACAGCTTGCTTGAGCGCGACGACATGTTCAGGCGGATCGAGCCTGGGCCGGGCGACGACAGCGTTCTCGCGCTACGAATGAAGCGCCGCTGGCGGTCGCCGGACTCCCTGCTGCTGCCTATCGGCGAGGCAATGGCAAAGTTTGTCTGCGACGAGGATTTTTCCGACGTGAAGGCATGCGAGGGCCAAAACTGCACGATGCTGTTCGCCGACCACACCCGCAGGCGGGCACGGCGATGGTGCATCATGTCGGTCTGCGGCAATCGCGCCAAGCAGGCCGCGCATCGCAGCCGGCTCAGGAACAGACAGTGA
- a CDS encoding LysM peptidoglycan-binding domain-containing protein: MIDLRRLVVLAAIALLALDPGVAAASPAKSKPAAAAVPAAPPPPPFEPLPPPKIYLFRGAMGPIFSTGMDRLGEKLTEAGFAADVYEFTLCRFVGNRVIASYKESPAPIVLIGHSMGGLCSVVISEMAAKENIPISLVIAIDPAHATGDVPLNVERFINIFLSDSVLGGGDVVAVSGFRGHYASYDLKENSRVSHINIEKSDDIHRQIVEMVKQLQRIPPQTHADAVPLRYLVPADTLVELWDSGVRVPVRKGDTMESIAAANRVPLWTLAQSNSLAENAPLTPGQTIIVPRHLTPPEPTAAMATPPPAPTKRK; the protein is encoded by the coding sequence ATGATTGATCTGAGGCGCCTTGTCGTGCTGGCAGCCATTGCGCTGCTCGCCCTGGATCCCGGCGTAGCAGCCGCTTCACCCGCCAAGTCGAAGCCCGCGGCGGCCGCCGTCCCTGCCGCGCCGCCGCCCCCGCCGTTCGAGCCGCTGCCGCCGCCGAAGATCTACCTGTTCCGCGGTGCCATGGGGCCGATCTTCTCGACCGGCATGGACAGGCTCGGCGAGAAACTGACCGAGGCCGGCTTCGCGGCCGACGTCTATGAATTCACCCTGTGCCGGTTCGTCGGCAATCGTGTCATCGCCAGCTACAAGGAAAGCCCGGCGCCGATCGTGCTGATCGGCCATTCCATGGGCGGGCTGTGCTCGGTCGTCATCTCAGAGATGGCGGCCAAGGAGAACATCCCGATCAGCCTCGTCATCGCCATCGATCCCGCGCATGCGACCGGCGACGTGCCGCTCAATGTCGAGCGCTTCATCAACATCTTCCTGTCCGACAGCGTGCTCGGCGGCGGTGACGTCGTCGCGGTCTCCGGCTTTCGCGGCCATTACGCGAGCTACGATCTCAAGGAGAATAGCCGCGTCTCGCACATCAACATCGAGAAGTCCGACGACATCCATCGCCAGATCGTCGAGATGGTGAAGCAGTTGCAGCGCATTCCGCCGCAGACCCACGCCGACGCCGTGCCGCTGCGCTATCTCGTGCCTGCCGATACGTTGGTCGAATTGTGGGATTCCGGCGTGCGGGTGCCGGTGCGCAAGGGCGATACCATGGAGAGCATCGCCGCCGCCAATCGCGTGCCACTGTGGACGCTGGCGCAGAGCAACTCGCTGGCGGAGAATGCGCCGCTCACCCCAGGGCAAACCATCATCGTCCCGCGCCACCTGACACCGCCCGAGCCCACCGCCGCGATGGCGACGCCGCCGCCGGCTCCGACGAAGCGGAAGTAG
- a CDS encoding isoprenylcysteine carboxylmethyltransferase family protein, with the protein MSFDFSKLLSVAWGGWTTAWPTELLALVWLAFLASWVGASFWQGRTKKQVMTLESQRYRLPILVGGILYTPWVAQLLGWKPLWVLGNTGIYIAAVLSAAGIAFAWWGRLHLGKFWSNTITHKEDHRVIDTGPYGIVRHPIYTGLIFGMLVTGIAIGLVTTILGAILISLGMWQKGRMEEVFLSKELGEDAYGAYCRRVPMIIPFLSPR; encoded by the coding sequence ATGTCCTTCGATTTCAGCAAGCTTCTCTCCGTCGCCTGGGGTGGCTGGACCACGGCCTGGCCGACCGAACTCCTGGCCCTGGTCTGGCTCGCCTTTCTCGCCAGCTGGGTTGGGGCCTCGTTCTGGCAGGGGCGGACCAAAAAGCAGGTCATGACGCTGGAGTCGCAGCGCTATCGCCTGCCGATCCTGGTCGGCGGCATCCTGTACACGCCATGGGTTGCACAGCTTCTGGGCTGGAAGCCGCTTTGGGTGCTCGGCAACACCGGCATCTACATCGCTGCGGTGCTCTCCGCGGCCGGCATCGCCTTCGCCTGGTGGGGCCGGCTGCATCTCGGAAAATTCTGGTCGAACACCATCACCCACAAGGAAGATCACCGCGTGATCGACACCGGCCCCTACGGCATCGTGCGTCACCCGATCTACACCGGCCTGATCTTCGGCATGCTCGTCACCGGCATCGCAATCGGCCTCGTAACGACGATCCTCGGCGCGATCCTGATCTCGCTCGGCATGTGGCAGAAGGGCCGGATGGAAGAGGTGTTCCTCTCCAAGGAGCTCGGCGAAGACGCCTACGGCGCCTATTGCCGCCGCGTGCCGATGATCATTCCGTTCCTGTCGCCGCGTTAA
- a CDS encoding LysR substrate-binding domain-containing protein, translating to MELHQLRCFVAAAEQLHFGRAAQQLHMLPSALGRQIRLLEEDLGTRLFARTTRAVSLTEDGTTLLRDARAILAKVEAVENSLRNRSRAGAARRLRIGAIDSAAAGLLPPLLRDFRASHPDIAVQLLEDKTVRLLPKVLTGALDLAFVRPPGRADKRLEFRNLLQETAIVAFPQRHALARRKSITLADIADEAMLVPDRRSRPHSHDLTIKLFEQAGLTPRIVQVADEKQTIIHLVATRLGVAIVPRWTTRMAVSGVRFVPLRLRQSGPVGRLPLAAAWLRGTRDPARDAMLAVLEARLRSYAREA from the coding sequence ATGGAATTGCATCAGCTTCGGTGCTTCGTGGCGGCAGCCGAGCAGCTGCATTTCGGCCGCGCTGCGCAGCAGCTCCACATGCTGCCCTCGGCGCTGGGCCGGCAGATCAGGTTGCTGGAGGAGGATCTCGGCACGCGGCTGTTTGCGCGGACCACGCGCGCGGTGTCGCTCACCGAGGACGGCACGACGCTGCTGCGCGATGCCCGTGCCATCCTCGCCAAGGTCGAGGCCGTCGAGAACAGCCTTCGCAATCGCTCGCGTGCGGGAGCCGCGCGGCGGCTGCGGATCGGTGCCATCGACAGTGCGGCGGCCGGGCTGCTGCCGCCGCTCTTGCGCGACTTTCGCGCGAGCCATCCTGACATCGCAGTGCAGCTTCTCGAGGACAAGACGGTCCGGCTGCTGCCGAAGGTGCTGACCGGCGCGCTCGATCTTGCCTTCGTCCGCCCGCCGGGCCGCGCGGACAAGCGGCTCGAATTCCGCAATCTGCTCCAGGAGACCGCGATCGTGGCGTTCCCGCAGCGGCATGCACTGGCGAGGCGCAAGTCGATCACGCTGGCCGACATCGCCGACGAGGCGATGCTGGTGCCGGATCGCCGCTCGCGGCCGCACAGCCACGATCTCACGATCAAGCTGTTCGAGCAGGCCGGGCTGACACCGCGCATCGTGCAGGTCGCCGACGAGAAGCAGACCATCATCCATCTGGTGGCCACCAGGCTCGGCGTCGCGATCGTGCCGCGCTGGACCACGCGGATGGCGGTGTCGGGCGTGCGCTTCGTGCCGCTCCGGCTGAGGCAGAGCGGTCCGGTCGGCCGGCTGCCGCTTGCCGCCGCCTGGCTGCGCGGCACGCGCGATCCGGCTCGCGATGCCATGCTGGCGGTGCTGGAGGCGCGCCTGCGCAGCTATGCGCGGGAGGCGTGA
- a CDS encoding aspartate dehydrogenase codes for MSEQKTPGELRVAIAGLGSIGSKIATALDQGIEGLALSAVAVRDPAKHQAFLDSLRRPPRILPLEQLGEAADIVVECAPSHHLRSIVEPAVRRGKAAVVVSVGGLLDNFDLVDLARANGGRIIVPTGALIGLDAVNAAAIGTIHSVKMVTRKPIDGLKGAPFIVQNNIDIDNLREPLKLFEGSAREAAKGFPANVNVAVALSLAGIGPDRTQIQVWADPTVTRNVHRIEVDADSARFSMGIENIPSENPKTGLITALSVIALLKKERATLCVGT; via the coding sequence ATGAGCGAACAAAAGACGCCGGGTGAATTGCGCGTTGCCATTGCCGGGCTGGGCTCGATCGGCAGCAAGATCGCGACCGCGCTCGATCAGGGCATCGAGGGGCTGGCGCTGTCCGCCGTCGCGGTGCGCGATCCCGCAAAGCATCAGGCATTCCTCGATAGCCTGCGCCGCCCGCCGCGAATCCTGCCGCTCGAGCAGCTCGGCGAGGCCGCCGACATCGTGGTCGAATGCGCGCCGAGCCATCATCTGCGCTCCATCGTCGAGCCCGCGGTGAGGCGCGGCAAGGCCGCGGTCGTGGTCAGCGTCGGCGGCCTGCTCGATAATTTCGATCTCGTCGATCTCGCCCGCGCCAATGGCGGCCGCATCATCGTGCCGACAGGCGCACTGATCGGGCTCGACGCCGTCAACGCCGCCGCCATCGGCACCATTCATTCCGTGAAGATGGTGACGCGCAAGCCGATCGACGGGCTGAAGGGGGCGCCGTTCATCGTGCAGAACAACATCGATATCGACAATCTGCGCGAGCCGCTGAAATTGTTCGAGGGCAGCGCGCGCGAAGCCGCAAAAGGCTTTCCGGCGAACGTCAATGTCGCCGTTGCGCTGTCGCTGGCGGGCATCGGGCCTGATCGCACTCAGATCCAGGTCTGGGCCGACCCGACCGTGACTCGCAACGTTCATCGCATCGAGGTCGACGCGGATTCGGCTAGGTTCTCGATGGGCATCGAGAACATCCCGTCGGAGAATCCCAAGACCGGGTTGATCACCGCACTGTCCGTGATCGCGCTGCTCAAGAAGGAGCGCGCCACCCTGTGCGTGGGGACGTGA
- a CDS encoding NAD-dependent epimerase/dehydratase family protein produces the protein MALVLVTGGSGFIGHHLVEALRARGQRVRVLDVRAPAAGNTDVEHVQGSVLDGAAVDAAIAGVDQVYHLAGLPGMWVANKQDFHEVNCRGTEIVLAAAMKRGVSRFLHCSTESILFPYSDLNGVPAEEALQPADAMPGAYTRSKSLAEHCAAKAAADGFPLVIGTPTMPIGAADHSLTPPTAMLWYFLQKKVQPHLNFLVNLVDVRDVAMGLVLTMERGRLGQRYILGGDCVPLGRILRMMSAMSGRRQFPVVVPGKIAELSAIMLEYISDQFTRRPPNGTAEGVRIALAASDLSIGKARNELGYSPRPIEPVLRETITHLLARNGQQPTGAIEHRALSSRAG, from the coding sequence ATGGCTCTCGTCCTGGTTACCGGTGGCAGTGGCTTCATCGGACATCATCTCGTCGAAGCGCTCCGCGCCCGTGGGCAGCGGGTGCGCGTTCTCGATGTCCGCGCGCCGGCCGCGGGGAACACTGACGTCGAACACGTGCAGGGTTCGGTGCTTGACGGCGCCGCGGTCGATGCTGCGATCGCCGGGGTCGATCAGGTCTATCACCTCGCCGGTCTGCCCGGCATGTGGGTCGCCAACAAGCAGGACTTTCACGAGGTCAATTGCCGCGGCACCGAGATCGTGCTTGCGGCCGCGATGAAGCGCGGCGTGTCGCGCTTCCTGCACTGTTCGACCGAATCGATCCTGTTCCCCTATTCCGACCTGAACGGCGTCCCCGCGGAAGAAGCGTTGCAGCCGGCCGATGCCATGCCGGGCGCCTATACGCGCTCGAAGTCGCTCGCCGAACATTGCGCCGCAAAGGCCGCGGCCGATGGCTTTCCGCTCGTGATCGGCACGCCGACCATGCCGATCGGTGCCGCCGACCACAGCCTGACGCCGCCGACCGCGATGCTCTGGTACTTCCTGCAGAAGAAGGTGCAGCCGCATCTCAACTTCCTGGTCAACCTCGTCGACGTTCGCGACGTTGCCATGGGCCTGGTGCTGACCATGGAGCGCGGCCGCCTCGGCCAGCGCTACATTCTCGGCGGGGACTGCGTCCCACTCGGACGCATCCTGCGGATGATGTCGGCGATGAGCGGCCGCCGGCAGTTTCCGGTCGTCGTCCCCGGCAAGATCGCCGAGCTCTCCGCGATCATGCTGGAATACATCTCCGATCAATTCACGCGCCGGCCGCCCAACGGCACCGCCGAGGGCGTGCGCATCGCGCTCGCCGCGAGCGATCTTTCGATCGGCAAAGCCCGTAACGAGCTCGGCTATTCGCCGCGTCCGATCGAGCCGGTGCTGCGCGAAACCATCACCCATCTGCTCGCCCGCAACGGCCAGCAGCCCACCGGCGCCATCGAGCATCGCGCGCTCTCCTCGCGCGCTGGCTGA
- a CDS encoding type II toxin-antitoxin system HicB family antitoxin, with protein sequence MAQYVAVIEDTDPEAVSLWFPDLPGCISGGDDVDEALENAPEALAFYAQELGADGRRLPPPRTLDELRADPEFADDLGNHTVVLIEWPPLDTAE encoded by the coding sequence ATGGCCCAATACGTTGCTGTCATCGAGGACACCGATCCCGAAGCCGTCAGCTTGTGGTTTCCGGACCTGCCCGGCTGCATTTCCGGCGGCGACGACGTCGACGAGGCCCTGGAGAATGCTCCAGAGGCCCTCGCATTCTATGCACAGGAGCTTGGCGCCGACGGCCGCCGGCTTCCTCCGCCGCGGACGCTGGACGAGCTCAGGGCCGATCCGGAGTTCGCCGACGACCTGGGAAACCACACCGTCGTCCTGATCGAATGGCCACCCCTCGACACCGCCGAGTGA